One stretch of Bacteroidia bacterium DNA includes these proteins:
- the cmk gene encoding (d)CMP kinase, translating to MANKINIAIDGWSSCGKGTLAKSLADSLGYLCIDTGAMYRAFTLAALQQNITAHDEQQIAKLIENTTISFQQNTANNSFEIYLNGKNVANFIRTPEINANVSQFSALTPVRRFLVKQQQQIALSKGVVMDGRDIGTVVLPDAELKIFMTASPEIRAQRRFHEMKQFMPNITIEEIAKNLQERDFIDSTREDSPLRQADDARVLDNSNLTREEQLELALQWVSELL from the coding sequence TTGGCTAACAAAATCAATATCGCAATTGACGGATGGTCGTCATGTGGCAAAGGCACATTAGCAAAAAGTCTCGCAGATAGTTTGGGATATCTTTGTATCGATACTGGTGCAATGTATAGAGCATTTACATTGGCTGCTTTACAACAAAATATTACGGCACATGATGAGCAACAAATTGCAAAACTCATTGAGAATACTACCATTTCATTTCAACAAAACACTGCAAACAACTCTTTTGAAATATACCTCAATGGAAAAAATGTAGCAAACTTCATTCGTACACCGGAAATTAATGCAAATGTCAGCCAATTCAGTGCACTGACTCCGGTAAGAAGATTTTTAGTGAAACAACAACAACAAATTGCATTGAGCAAAGGTGTTGTTATGGATGGGCGTGATATAGGAACAGTTGTACTACCTGATGCGGAACTCAAAATTTTCATGACCGCCTCTCCTGAAATCAGAGCACAAAGACGGTTTCATGAAATGAAACAGTTTATGCCTAATATCACCATTGAAGAAATCGCAAAGAATTTACAAGAACGTGACTTCATTGACTCAACCCGAGAAGATAGTCCTCTCAGACAAGCAGATGATGCCAGAGTGCTTGACAATAGCAATTTAACCCGTGAGGAGCAATTAGAATTAGCGTTGCAATGGGTATCCGAGCTGCTTTAA
- the porQ gene encoding type IX secretion system protein PorQ, with translation MLGVQVHAQLAGNAVFPFLKLDPSAKSASMGGTIISVPNSDLSTTLTNPATLNSSHDNNLALNYNNYFKDINYGHVSYAKRLNNQDNTWTFASQILYLNYGKFDGYDKTGESTGTFRANDMMFGVSAAKPLNEKFSVGGSFKFIYSTLETYTGTGVALDIGSYYHDTAIGLSMGLVARNFGYQLLSYRGTEREMLPFDIALGTTLKPRHAPFRVTILLHNLQKPDLTYDYTDPFNRRIDENNQIINTKYSLGEKIIRHINIGGEILLSENFNIRFGYNHQRRQELGTVVKKGVAGFSWGLALKIKKIRIEYGSAGFFPGHNSNIFSVNLDLNEFYH, from the coding sequence ATGCTTGGCGTTCAAGTACATGCACAATTAGCAGGCAATGCGGTATTTCCCTTTTTAAAACTTGATCCGAGTGCAAAATCAGCTTCAATGGGTGGCACCATTATTTCTGTGCCCAACTCTGATTTATCTACGACCCTTACCAACCCCGCTACCTTAAACTCTTCTCACGACAATAATTTGGCACTCAATTACAACAACTATTTCAAGGACATAAACTACGGTCATGTATCTTATGCAAAGCGATTGAACAACCAAGATAACACATGGACTTTTGCCTCTCAAATCTTATATCTCAACTACGGAAAGTTTGATGGATACGATAAAACCGGAGAAAGCACGGGAACATTCAGAGCCAATGATATGATGTTTGGGGTGAGTGCGGCTAAACCTCTTAACGAAAAATTCAGTGTTGGAGGTTCCTTCAAATTCATTTATTCAACCTTAGAAACTTATACAGGAACAGGTGTTGCTCTTGATATTGGCAGTTATTACCATGATACTGCTATCGGTTTGTCTATGGGATTAGTTGCAAGAAATTTCGGCTATCAATTACTCTCATACAGAGGAACTGAGCGTGAAATGCTGCCTTTTGATATTGCTTTAGGTACTACCTTAAAGCCTCGTCATGCCCCATTCAGAGTAACCATTTTGTTGCACAACCTGCAAAAACCGGATTTAACATACGATTATACCGACCCTTTCAACAGGAGAATTGACGAAAACAATCAGATTATTAATACCAAGTATTCTTTGGGAGAGAAAATCATTAGACATATCAATATTGGCGGTGAAATACTTCTGAGTGAAAATTTCAACATTCGTTTTGGCTACAATCATCAACGAAGACAAGAGTTGGGAACAGTGGTAAAAAAAGGTGTTGCCGGTTTTTCTTGGGGACTGGCATTAAAAATTAAAAAAATCAGAATAGAATATGGAAGTGCCGGATTCTTTCCGGGACATAATTCAAATATATTTTCTGTAAACTTAGACCTTAACGAATTCTATCATTAA
- the lon gene encoding endopeptidase La has translation MFDKNPISFINEEADNQEFLPLLSQQEEDEMNKQSIPDSLPILPIRNTILFPGVIFPITVGRDKSIKLIKDANRGNKTIGVCGQKDPNQEDPSLSELYNIGTVAQIMRVLRMPDGNTTVIIQGKRRFRVKEEVKSEPYFVAKVEAIEDEITKETRELKALISSTKDIALKIIELSPNIPSEAAFAIKNIDSNQFLVNFIASNLNISIAEKQALLEKHILIDRATLVLEHLTKEMQMLELKDKIQSKVKFDIDKQQKEYFLQQQIRAIHEELGSDSPDKEVENLRARGKKKKWSKETADAFEKELEKLLRINPAAPDYSVSLNYVQLMLDLPWDEYSEDKFNLKSAKEQLDKDHFGLERVKKRILEYLAVLKLKGDMKSPILCLVGPPGVGKTSLGKSIAKAIGRKYVRMSLGGLHDESEIRGHRKTYIGAMPGRIIQNIKKAKTSNPVFVLDEIDKVGRDFKGDPSSALLEVLDPEQNNAFHDNYLELDYDLSKVMFIATANSLDTIQSALLDRMEIIDINGYTVEEKVEIAKKYLIPKQRQLHGIKATEFKINGKVLEKLIEEYTRESGVRGLDRKIASLARHNAKSIAMEEPFNANITSEDIDTILETEKLEKETYENNDTAGLATGLAWSPVGGSILFVETALARGTGKITLTGQLGDVMKESATTALTYLKSNSEMLGIDYRIFSYWDIHIHFPAGAIPKDGPSAGITILTALASLFTQRKVKAQLAMTGEITLRGAVLPVGGIKEKILAAKRAGITEIIMCKGNKKDIDSIPQNYLEGLTFHYVKKMHEVLEIGLTTEKVKNPKNLFAPVKEAGSKEKNTKKSF, from the coding sequence ATGTTTGACAAAAATCCAATATCATTTATTAACGAGGAGGCTGATAATCAAGAGTTTCTACCACTTCTTTCCCAACAAGAAGAAGATGAAATGAACAAACAATCCATTCCCGACTCTCTGCCAATATTACCGATTAGAAATACAATACTTTTTCCGGGTGTAATCTTCCCAATTACCGTAGGCAGAGATAAATCAATAAAACTGATTAAAGATGCTAATCGAGGCAATAAGACTATTGGTGTTTGTGGTCAAAAAGATCCGAATCAAGAAGACCCTTCATTATCAGAATTATATAATATCGGTACGGTAGCACAGATTATGCGTGTGTTACGAATGCCCGATGGAAATACCACAGTCATTATTCAAGGAAAAAGACGCTTTCGTGTAAAAGAAGAAGTTAAATCTGAGCCATATTTTGTTGCAAAAGTTGAAGCCATTGAAGATGAGATTACCAAAGAAACTCGTGAACTCAAAGCTTTGATATCTTCTACAAAAGATATTGCACTTAAAATCATTGAGCTTTCTCCTAATATTCCATCAGAAGCCGCATTTGCTATAAAGAACATAGATAGCAATCAATTTTTGGTTAATTTTATTGCAAGCAATCTCAATATCTCAATTGCCGAAAAACAAGCACTGCTTGAAAAACACATCCTGATTGACAGAGCAACTCTTGTGTTAGAGCATTTAACCAAAGAGATGCAAATGCTGGAACTCAAAGATAAAATCCAATCTAAAGTCAAATTTGATATTGATAAACAGCAAAAAGAATATTTTCTGCAACAACAGATTCGAGCCATACATGAAGAATTAGGCAGCGACTCACCTGACAAGGAAGTAGAGAATCTCAGAGCAAGAGGAAAAAAGAAAAAATGGAGCAAAGAGACAGCAGATGCTTTTGAAAAAGAATTAGAAAAATTACTCAGAATCAACCCTGCGGCACCGGACTACTCTGTTTCTCTCAATTATGTTCAACTTATGCTGGACTTACCTTGGGATGAATACAGCGAAGATAAATTCAACCTCAAATCTGCAAAAGAGCAATTAGACAAAGATCACTTTGGTTTAGAAAGAGTAAAAAAACGTATTTTAGAATATTTGGCAGTGCTCAAACTCAAAGGCGACATGAAAAGTCCAATCCTTTGTTTAGTAGGACCTCCCGGTGTCGGCAAAACATCATTGGGTAAAAGTATAGCCAAAGCTATTGGGCGTAAATATGTTCGTATGTCTTTGGGAGGTTTGCATGACGAATCGGAAATCCGAGGTCATAGAAAAACATACATAGGAGCAATGCCGGGGCGCATTATCCAAAATATCAAAAAAGCAAAAACTTCTAACCCGGTTTTTGTATTAGACGAAATTGACAAAGTAGGCAGAGACTTTAAAGGTGACCCATCATCTGCATTATTGGAAGTCCTTGACCCTGAACAAAACAATGCATTTCATGACAATTATCTCGAGTTAGATTATGATTTGTCTAAGGTGATGTTTATTGCTACCGCAAACTCATTAGACACCATACAATCTGCTTTGTTAGATAGAATGGAAATCATTGACATTAATGGCTATACTGTAGAAGAGAAAGTAGAAATTGCCAAAAAATATTTAATTCCTAAACAAAGACAGTTGCACGGTATCAAAGCAACCGAGTTTAAGATTAATGGCAAAGTGTTGGAAAAACTAATTGAAGAATACACTCGCGAATCAGGAGTGAGAGGATTAGATAGAAAAATTGCTTCTTTAGCACGTCATAATGCCAAAAGTATCGCTATGGAAGAGCCTTTTAATGCCAATATAACTTCAGAAGATATTGACACGATTTTAGAAACTGAAAAACTAGAAAAAGAGACCTACGAAAACAATGATACAGCAGGGTTAGCAACAGGCTTGGCATGGTCACCCGTGGGTGGTTCAATTTTATTTGTAGAAACAGCACTGGCAAGAGGAACAGGAAAAATCACGCTCACAGGACAATTGGGAGATGTGATGAAGGAGTCTGCTACTACTGCACTCACCTATTTAAAGTCAAACAGCGAAATGTTGGGTATCGATTATAGGATTTTCTCATACTGGGATATCCACATTCATTTTCCGGCAGGCGCAATACCGAAAGATGGCCCCAGCGCAGGTATTACCATTTTAACCGCGCTTGCTTCTTTGTTTACACAACGGAAAGTCAAAGCACAACTTGCAATGACAGGAGAAATTACGTTAAGAGGTGCTGTATTGCCTGTAGGTGGAATTAAAGAAAAAATATTAGCTGCCAAACGTGCCGGTATCACCGAAATCATCATGTGCAAAGGCAACAAAAAGGATATTGACTCCATCCCTCAAAACTACTTAGAAGGATTGACATTCCACTACGTGAAGAAAATGCATGAAGTATTAGAAATTGGCTTGACAACCGAAAAAGTAAAAAATCCTAAGAACCTGTTCGCACCGGTAAAAGAAGCTGGCAGCAAAGAAAAAAACACAAAAAAATCATTCTAA
- a CDS encoding Na+:solute symporter: MEDITLIDWLFIAIVIIGTIGIGILYGRGSGKNYDSFFLGGKNMGWLAAGISMVATTFAVDTPLAVTEMVSSYGIAGNWQWWNFVIGGMLTAFFFAKLWYRSGVKTEAELIELRYSGKNAKGLRIFKSAFLGLFINVFIMGWVNLAFVSILKVFFDVDDSQALLISFILMGLIAIYSTYVGLKGVIISDNFQFITAMIGCIVLAFVVVQSPEIGGLAGLREKIPAETLAFFPDFSKQNNNPSLPLLSFITFLGFAWWATWYPGNEPGGGGYVAQRILSTKSQKDAGLSVFIFQLLNLCLRPWPWIIVALCAYILYPGSGKEGYVMAMKDYMPAGMKGLMLAAFFSAYMSTISTHLNWGSGYLVNDVLPALKKNISEKQKVSYGKLIILFFMIASSIITLFMDSIAGAWIFLMECGAGLGTVLILRWFWHRINVWSEITATFSPFVVMIVITVLNRTAGFNILFPNTFFITFCFTTIAWLIVTFITKPEDTGTLQNFFEKVQPPLGWKKFRTEKNNNATFYYLVISWVSAVIMSYSFLFTIGSLMLKTAQETIVYALILFISTTCLVVFGRKAFFK; the protein is encoded by the coding sequence ATGGAAGACATCACACTTATTGACTGGCTGTTTATAGCCATCGTTATTATTGGAACGATAGGCATTGGTATTCTGTACGGTAGAGGCTCGGGAAAAAACTATGATAGTTTTTTCCTTGGAGGCAAAAACATGGGATGGTTAGCAGCCGGGATTTCTATGGTTGCCACAACTTTTGCAGTGGATACCCCACTCGCTGTAACAGAAATGGTTTCAAGTTATGGAATTGCCGGTAATTGGCAATGGTGGAACTTTGTTATTGGGGGGATGCTCACTGCTTTTTTCTTTGCAAAACTTTGGTATCGTTCGGGTGTTAAGACAGAAGCTGAGCTTATTGAATTACGCTATTCCGGTAAAAATGCCAAAGGACTAAGAATATTCAAATCAGCATTTTTAGGTTTATTTATCAATGTCTTTATTATGGGCTGGGTCAACCTTGCATTTGTGAGCATACTCAAAGTATTTTTTGATGTTGACGATTCACAGGCATTGTTGATTTCTTTCATACTGATGGGACTTATTGCCATTTATAGTACTTATGTAGGTTTGAAAGGAGTAATTATTTCAGACAACTTTCAGTTTATTACAGCCATGATTGGTTGTATAGTGCTTGCTTTTGTAGTTGTTCAATCTCCTGAGATAGGCGGATTAGCCGGATTAAGAGAGAAAATTCCGGCAGAAACTTTGGCTTTTTTTCCTGACTTTTCAAAGCAAAACAACAATCCTTCCCTACCATTATTGTCATTCATCACTTTTCTGGGTTTTGCATGGTGGGCAACTTGGTATCCGGGCAATGAACCAGGAGGTGGCGGATATGTTGCACAAAGGATTTTAAGCACCAAAAGTCAAAAAGATGCCGGGCTGTCTGTTTTTATTTTTCAATTGCTCAACCTTTGTTTGCGTCCATGGCCTTGGATTATTGTTGCGCTTTGTGCATATATTCTCTATCCCGGAAGTGGCAAAGAGGGGTATGTAATGGCAATGAAGGATTATATGCCTGCCGGCATGAAAGGTTTAATGTTAGCAGCATTTTTTTCTGCATACATGAGTACCATCAGCACACATCTAAACTGGGGTTCAGGTTATTTAGTGAATGACGTATTGCCTGCGCTTAAAAAGAACATTTCGGAGAAACAAAAGGTTTCTTACGGCAAGCTAATTATTCTCTTCTTTATGATTGCATCTTCTATTATTACTTTATTTATGGATTCCATTGCAGGTGCTTGGATTTTCTTGATGGAATGTGGTGCAGGACTTGGAACTGTTCTAATTCTCCGCTGGTTTTGGCACAGAATTAATGTTTGGTCTGAAATTACCGCAACCTTTTCGCCCTTTGTTGTAATGATAGTTATCACAGTCCTAAATAGAACAGCCGGTTTCAACATTCTGTTTCCTAACACATTTTTTATTACTTTTTGCTTTACAACAATCGCATGGCTGATTGTAACCTTCATAACTAAACCCGAGGATACAGGTACTTTACAAAATTTCTTTGAAAAAGTGCAACCGCCACTTGGCTGGAAAAAGTTCAGAACCGAAAAAAACAACAATGCTACATTTTACTATTTGGTTATTTCATGGGTTTCGGCAGTCATAATGTCATACTCATTTTTGTTTACCATTGGCAGTCTAATGCTCAAGACTGCTCAAGAGACCATAGTCTATGCCCTGATTCTGTTTATCTCAACTACTTGTTTAGTAGTATTTGGCAGAAAAGCATTCTTTAAATAG